The genomic segment CGCGCCGCCCCCGCCGCGCCTGGCGCTCACGCGCGCACCGCCACCCCGGCCGCCTCCAGCGCGCGGCGCGCCGCCATCGCCCGCGCCGCGGCGCCGGGGTGATCGCCGTGAATGCAGAGCGTGTCCACGTCCAGTTTGAGCCACCGCCCGTCCACCGCCTGGACGCGGCGCTCCAGCGCCATCTGCACGGCGCGGCGCGCCACCGCGTCCGGATCCTCGACCACCGCGCCCGGCGCCTGCCGCGGCGCCAGGCTCCCGTCCGGAAGATACCCGCGGTCCGGGAACCCCTCGCGCCGGACCGGCAATCCGGCGCGCTCCGCGGCGCGCGCGAGGGCGGAACCGGGCGGGGCGTACACGCACAGCCACGGGTCGAACGCGGCGACCGCCCGCACGACGGCCTCGGCCGCCGCGTCGTCGCGGCAGCAGCGGTTGTAGAGCGCGCCGTGCGGCTTCACGTGGCGCAGCGGGACGCCGGCCGCGCGGCACGCCGCGGCCGCCGCGCCGACCTGGTACAGCACGTCGGCGAACACCTCGTCCGGCGACGCGGCCAGCTCCCGCCGGCCGAAGCCGCGCGGGTCCGGGTAACCCGGGTGCGCGCCGACGGACACGCCCGCCCGCGCCGCGCGCCGCACCGTCTCCAGCAGCGTCAGCGGGTCCCCGGCGTGAAAG from the Clostridia bacterium genome contains:
- a CDS encoding LamB/YcsF family protein, translating into MRAIDLNADLGESFGAWRLGEDGALLAAVSSANVACGFHAGDPLTLLETVRRAARAGVSVGAHPGYPDPRGFGRRELAASPDEVFADVLYQVGAAAAACRAAGVPLRHVKPHGALYNRCCRDDAAAEAVVRAVAAFDPWLCVYAPPGSALARAAERAGLPVRREGFPDRGYLPDGSLAPRQAPGAVVEDPDAVARRAVQMALERRVQAVDGRWLKLDVDTLCIHGDHPGAAARAMAARRALEAAGVAVRA